A section of the Bryobacteraceae bacterium genome encodes:
- the aspC gene encoding aspartate aminotransferase encodes MNLSQMARTIRESVTLKLNQTAAQLREKGEPVIHLGGGEPKSKTPIDAIVACTSVLNSGDIKYTPPDGIPALKRAIIRYTEEHYGRTVRPENVVASSGAKQAIMAALIAILDPKDEVIFPVPYWVSYPEMIKLAGGMPVPVRAEDGSFCPTVDEIAAAVGAYTKAIIINSPNNPSGVMYSRDFVGGIVDLCRRKSLFLIMDDTYNRLVFDGRSPINVYDFAPEDIDSSRVIVINCVSKMYAMTGFRIGWAVAARELATAMATIQGQQTSGPATPSQWAAAGALNGLQNSIEALRMTLENNRNVLMERLEAFPGIRVVKPDGAFYTFPDFSNYMKDSKKLAEFLLDKVRVVTVPGVEFGMEGHLRISFCGTIKEITEGIERIRWALDPTSPNEIYIGTRRLVRDWM; translated from the coding sequence ATGAACCTGAGCCAGATGGCCCGGACGATCCGGGAGTCAGTCACACTCAAACTCAATCAGACGGCCGCGCAGCTACGCGAGAAGGGCGAGCCGGTCATTCACCTGGGCGGGGGCGAGCCGAAATCGAAGACGCCCATCGACGCCATCGTCGCCTGCACTTCCGTGCTGAATTCGGGCGACATCAAGTACACGCCGCCGGACGGCATTCCCGCCCTCAAGCGCGCCATCATCCGCTATACCGAAGAACACTACGGACGCACCGTGCGCCCGGAAAACGTGGTCGCATCTTCCGGGGCCAAGCAGGCGATCATGGCAGCGCTGATCGCCATCCTGGATCCCAAAGACGAAGTGATCTTTCCTGTTCCTTACTGGGTGAGCTATCCGGAAATGATCAAGCTCGCCGGGGGCATGCCCGTGCCCGTGCGCGCCGAGGACGGTTCCTTCTGCCCCACCGTGGATGAAATCGCCGCGGCCGTGGGCGCCTACACCAAGGCCATCATCATCAACAGTCCCAACAATCCCTCGGGCGTCATGTACTCGCGCGATTTCGTCGGGGGCATTGTCGACCTCTGCCGGCGCAAGTCGCTGTTTCTGATCATGGACGACACTTACAACCGGCTGGTGTTCGACGGGCGCTCGCCGATCAACGTCTATGATTTCGCTCCCGAAGACATCGACTCGTCGCGCGTGATCGTCATCAACTGCGTGTCGAAGATGTACGCGATGACCGGCTTCCGCATCGGCTGGGCGGTGGCGGCGCGCGAGCTGGCCACGGCGATGGCCACGATTCAGGGCCAGCAGACCTCCGGGCCGGCCACGCCTTCGCAATGGGCGGCCGCCGGCGCGCTCAACGGCCTCCAGAACTCGATCGAGGCGCTGCGGATGACGCTCGAAAACAACCGCAACGTGCTGATGGAGCGGCTCGAGGCCTTTCCGGGCATCCGCGTGGTGAAGCCCGATGGAGCCTTTTACACGTTCCCCGATTTTTCCAATTACATGAAAGATTCCAAGAAGCTCGCGGAATTTCTGCTCGACAAGGTGCGGGTGGTCACCGTGCCGGGCGTCGAGTTCGGCATGGAGGGCCATCTCCGGATCTCCTTCTGCGGAACCATCAAGGAGATCACCGAAGGCATCGAGCGGATCCGCTGGGCTCTCGACCCCACGTCGCCCAACGAGATCTACATCGGCACCCGCCGGCTTGTGCGCGACTGGATGTAA
- the pckA2 gene encoding phosphoenolpyruvate carboxykinase [ATP] 2: protein MNVYTDIPSPALPQAALARPVYGLENHGFHNVRRVYWNLPEAALYEEAVFRGEGWIAASGPLIVHTGKHTARAAADKFIVREPSSEGYIWWGHYNRPFTPEAFNTLLNRVLAYFQGRDIFVQDCFGGADPSYRLPVRIITEHAWQSLFARTMFIKPATLDAYRNHVPEFTVIAAPGFLASPLIDSSRTETVIVLNLAQRMAIIAGTCYGGEIKKTVFTVLNALLPFEGVLPMHCSANVGPDGDAAIFFGLSGTGKTTLSADPERGLVGDDEHGWSPDGIFNFEDGCYAKVIRLSPTAEPQIYACTRRFGTILENVVFDPRTRLLDLNDDRLTENTRAAYPLSFIENAVPEKRCGHPKNVIFLTCDANGVLPPIARLTPDQAVYHFMSGYTSKIAGTEIGLGTEPQMTFSPCFGGPFMVHHPYEYAKMLKANVLRHGATVWLVNTGWTGGPFGIGKRISIQHTRALLHAVLAGHLEDAEFRPDPVFGFEVPKRLEGVPDALLDPASTWSSRDEYMARCRSLAARFIENFQYLTKEEHIPDSLADHGPRL, encoded by the coding sequence ATGAACGTCTACACCGACATCCCCTCGCCTGCCCTGCCGCAGGCCGCACTGGCCCGGCCCGTCTACGGGCTGGAAAACCACGGCTTTCACAACGTGCGGCGCGTCTACTGGAACCTGCCCGAAGCCGCCCTCTATGAGGAGGCGGTGTTCCGCGGAGAAGGCTGGATCGCCGCCAGCGGGCCGCTGATCGTCCACACCGGCAAACACACGGCGCGCGCCGCGGCCGACAAGTTCATCGTCCGCGAGCCGTCGAGCGAAGGCTACATCTGGTGGGGCCATTACAACCGCCCCTTCACCCCGGAAGCCTTCAACACGCTGCTCAACCGCGTGCTGGCCTATTTTCAGGGTCGGGACATTTTCGTTCAGGATTGTTTTGGCGGCGCCGATCCCAGCTACCGCCTTCCGGTGCGCATCATCACCGAACACGCCTGGCAGTCGCTGTTCGCGCGGACGATGTTCATCAAGCCGGCCACGCTCGACGCCTACCGCAACCACGTGCCGGAGTTCACCGTAATCGCGGCGCCGGGCTTTTTGGCCAGCCCGCTGATCGACAGCTCGCGCACCGAGACCGTGATCGTGCTTAATCTGGCCCAGCGCATGGCGATCATCGCCGGGACCTGCTATGGAGGCGAGATCAAGAAGACGGTCTTTACCGTCCTCAACGCGCTGCTGCCGTTTGAGGGCGTGCTGCCGATGCACTGCTCGGCCAACGTCGGCCCGGACGGCGACGCCGCCATCTTTTTCGGCCTCTCGGGCACGGGCAAGACGACGCTGTCGGCCGACCCCGAGCGCGGCCTCGTCGGCGACGACGAGCACGGCTGGTCGCCGGACGGCATTTTCAATTTCGAAGATGGATGCTATGCCAAGGTGATCCGCCTTTCGCCCACGGCCGAGCCGCAGATCTACGCCTGCACACGGCGCTTCGGCACGATTCTCGAAAACGTCGTCTTCGACCCGCGCACCCGCCTGCTCGACCTCAACGATGACCGGCTGACGGAAAACACCCGCGCCGCCTACCCGCTCTCATTTATCGAAAACGCGGTGCCTGAGAAGCGCTGCGGGCACCCGAAAAACGTCATCTTCCTCACCTGCGACGCCAACGGCGTGCTGCCGCCCATCGCGCGGCTGACGCCGGATCAGGCCGTCTATCACTTCATGAGCGGTTACACGAGCAAGATCGCCGGCACCGAGATCGGCCTGGGCACCGAACCGCAGATGACGTTCTCGCCCTGCTTTGGCGGCCCGTTCATGGTGCACCACCCTTACGAATACGCGAAGATGCTCAAGGCGAACGTGCTCAGACACGGCGCCACCGTGTGGCTGGTCAATACCGGCTGGACCGGCGGGCCGTTTGGCATCGGCAAGCGCATTTCGATCCAGCACACGCGCGCCCTGCTGCACGCCGTGCTGGCCGGACATCTGGAAGACGCGGAGTTCCGTCCCGATCCGGTGTTCGGCTTCGAGGTGCCCAAACGCCTGGAAGGCGTCCCAGATGCGCTGCTCGATCCGGCCTCCACGTGGTCCAGCCGCGATGAGTACATGGCGCGCTGCCGTTCGCTGGCCGCGCGGTTCATTGAGAACTTCCAGTATCTGACCAAAGAGGAGCACATCCCGGACTCGCTCGCCGACCACGGCCCGAGGCTGTAA
- the katG2 gene encoding catalase-peroxidase 2, with protein sequence MKRNWLTATAATGLVLMLAATASAQKPQSHKFWWPDQLDLSPLRAQSPDSNPYGRDFDYAKEFSTLDLKAVKEDIRKVLTTSQDWWPADFGHYGPFIIRMAWHSAGTYRTLDGRGGADGGQQRFDPLNSWPDNANLDKARRLLWPVKQKYGRKISWADLMVLAGNVALESMGFKTLGFAGGRIDDWEPDKTYWGPEQKMLDDKRYSGERDLQKPLAAVQMGLIYVNPEGPNGKPDPLAAAKDIRETFGRMAMNDEETVALIAGGHTFGKAHGAHDPNKCLGPEPAAAGIEQQGLGWENRCGKGNAEDTITSGLEGAWTASPTQFTMQYLDNLFRFEWVQTKSPAGAIQWIPANNQAANLVPDAHVPGKRHAPIMFTTDLALKFDPTYREIAQRFLKNPEEFRLAFARAWFKLTHRDLGPRARYLGSEVPSEEFLWQDPLPRANYAPINANDIAQLKTKILNSGLTIPELVRTAWASAASFRASDMRGGANGARIRLAPMKDWEANNPAELQKVLARLESIQQEFNNAQKGNKRVSLADLIVLGGTAAVEEAARKAGYNIPAPFTPGRVDARQDQIDVKSFEVLEPMADAFRNYYRKGYWLSPAEAMVDRAEMLRLTVPEMTVLIGGLRVLNANTGQSPHGVFTTRPGVLTNDFFVNLLDMNVKWSKSANDDMIYEGRDRRTGQLKWTATPVDLIFGSNSELRAVAEVYASADAGEKFVRDFIRAWTKVMNLDRFDLHHSGGAAVTRATD encoded by the coding sequence ATGAAGAGAAACTGGTTAACCGCAACCGCGGCAACCGGATTGGTTTTGATGCTGGCCGCCACGGCCAGCGCGCAGAAGCCGCAATCCCACAAGTTCTGGTGGCCGGACCAACTGGACCTGTCGCCCCTGCGGGCGCAGTCGCCGGATTCGAATCCTTACGGCCGTGACTTTGACTACGCGAAGGAGTTTTCCACGCTCGACCTGAAGGCCGTCAAGGAGGACATCCGCAAGGTCCTCACCACCTCGCAGGACTGGTGGCCGGCTGACTTCGGCCACTACGGGCCGTTCATCATCCGCATGGCCTGGCACAGCGCCGGCACTTACCGCACGTTGGACGGACGCGGCGGCGCTGACGGCGGTCAACAGCGGTTCGACCCGCTCAACAGCTGGCCTGACAACGCCAATCTCGACAAGGCCCGGCGCCTCCTCTGGCCAGTGAAGCAGAAGTACGGCCGCAAGATCTCCTGGGCCGACCTGATGGTTCTGGCCGGCAACGTCGCTCTCGAGTCGATGGGCTTCAAGACGCTCGGCTTTGCCGGCGGCCGCATCGACGACTGGGAGCCGGATAAAACCTACTGGGGCCCCGAGCAGAAAATGCTCGACGACAAGCGCTACAGCGGCGAGCGCGACCTTCAGAAGCCGCTGGCCGCCGTCCAGATGGGGCTCATCTACGTGAACCCTGAGGGCCCAAACGGCAAGCCGGATCCACTGGCCGCTGCAAAGGACATCCGTGAGACGTTCGGCCGCATGGCCATGAATGACGAGGAAACCGTGGCGCTCATCGCCGGCGGCCACACCTTCGGCAAGGCCCACGGCGCGCACGACCCCAATAAGTGCCTCGGCCCCGAACCGGCCGCGGCCGGCATTGAGCAGCAGGGCCTCGGCTGGGAAAACCGCTGCGGCAAAGGCAACGCCGAAGACACCATCACGAGCGGCCTCGAAGGCGCCTGGACGGCCTCGCCCACCCAGTTCACGATGCAGTATCTCGACAACCTGTTCCGCTTCGAGTGGGTCCAGACGAAGAGCCCCGCCGGCGCCATCCAGTGGATCCCCGCCAACAACCAGGCCGCCAACCTCGTGCCCGACGCTCACGTGCCGGGCAAGCGTCACGCGCCCATCATGTTCACCACCGATCTGGCGCTGAAATTCGACCCCACATACCGGGAAATCGCCCAGCGTTTTCTGAAAAATCCTGAGGAATTCCGGCTCGCTTTTGCCCGCGCCTGGTTCAAGCTGACGCACCGCGACCTCGGCCCGCGGGCCCGGTACCTGGGCTCGGAAGTCCCCAGCGAGGAGTTCCTCTGGCAGGACCCGCTGCCCAGGGCGAATTACGCGCCGATCAACGCCAACGATATCGCCCAGCTCAAGACGAAAATCCTCAACTCCGGTCTGACGATTCCCGAGCTGGTCCGCACCGCCTGGGCCTCGGCCGCCAGCTTCCGCGCGAGCGACATGCGCGGCGGCGCCAACGGGGCCCGGATCCGTCTGGCTCCCATGAAGGATTGGGAGGCCAACAATCCGGCCGAGCTCCAGAAGGTGCTGGCGAGGCTGGAGAGCATCCAGCAGGAGTTCAACAACGCCCAGAAGGGCAACAAGCGTGTTTCCCTCGCTGACCTGATCGTGCTCGGCGGAACTGCTGCCGTCGAGGAGGCGGCCAGAAAGGCCGGCTACAACATCCCGGCCCCGTTCACGCCGGGCCGCGTCGACGCCAGGCAGGACCAGATCGACGTCAAGTCCTTTGAGGTCCTCGAGCCGATGGCCGACGCCTTCCGCAATTACTACCGGAAGGGCTACTGGCTGTCGCCCGCCGAGGCGATGGTGGACCGCGCGGAAATGCTGCGGCTCACCGTGCCGGAGATGACCGTGCTCATCGGCGGCCTCCGCGTGCTGAACGCCAACACCGGCCAGTCGCCGCATGGCGTCTTCACTACGCGCCCCGGCGTGCTTACCAACGACTTCTTCGTCAACCTGCTCGACATGAACGTCAAATGGTCGAAGTCGGCCAATGACGACATGATCTACGAAGGCCGCGACCGCAGGACCGGGCAGCTCAAGTGGACGGCCACGCCCGTGGATCTGATCTTCGGGTCGAATTCCGAACTCCGTGCCGTGGCCGAAGTCTACGCTTCGGCGGATGCCGGCGAAAAATTCGTCCGCGATTTCATCCGCGCCTGGACGAAGGTGATGAACCTCGACCGCTTCGACCTGCATCACAGCGGCGGTGCGGCCGTTACCCGCGCCACCGACTGA
- the pnp gene encoding polyribonucleotide nucleotidyltransferase, whose amino-acid sequence MKQSVQIDLGGRALTLETGRMAKQAHGAVVVTIGDTVVLSSACSNPEPKINAAFFPLTVDYREYTYAAGRIPGGYLKREGRPSDREILTARLVDRPLRPLFPEGYMCETQIISLVLSAAPDTDPSAMAIVGSGAALAISDIPFDHIVSGVRVCKVGDEFIPFPSYEQQDKAKINIVVAATDQGIVMVEAGANEASEDEILAAIEYSFECCKKINAGIRELVQLAGKPKRPFTPPQRNMEIYAKVEALVGDRLPDALNTQKYGKAESYARTDALLKEAVESFTDEADQIEAAACFELLREKIFRHEVLNLRQRPDRRAFDEIRPITIEVGVLPRVHGSALFTRGETQALVTTTLGTKEDEQRLETLNLLETSKRLMLHYNFPPFSVGEVGFMRGPGRREIGHGALAERAIAPMIPPESEFPYTLRIVSDILESNGSSSMATVCGASLSLMDAGVKIKAPVAGIAMGLVTDGDKYAILTDIAGAEDHYGDMDFKVAGTRTGITALQMDIKVQNISIAIMREALEQARRARLFILDRMDEVLSSPRPELSPYAPRIYTITVPTEKIREIIGPGGKVIRGIIDQTGVKIDVHDDGTVNVFATDGDSADRALKMISEIAAVAEVGKTYLGKVVRIADFGAFVEIFPGTDGLLHISEISENRVKNVRDELNEGDQILVKVLALEGNKIKLSRRAVLREQREKLLKGGNPSEQPAAQVEKRSAPAARTQPQPQPAGKDLRPQRR is encoded by the coding sequence ATGAAGCAAAGCGTACAAATCGACCTGGGTGGTCGAGCTCTCACACTCGAAACGGGCCGTATGGCCAAACAGGCCCACGGCGCCGTGGTCGTCACCATCGGAGACACCGTCGTTCTCAGCTCCGCCTGCTCCAACCCGGAGCCCAAGATCAATGCCGCGTTTTTCCCCCTCACCGTGGACTACCGCGAGTACACCTACGCGGCCGGCCGCATCCCCGGCGGCTACCTGAAACGCGAAGGCCGCCCGAGCGACCGCGAAATCCTCACCGCCCGTCTGGTGGACCGCCCGCTGCGTCCGCTGTTCCCCGAAGGCTACATGTGCGAGACGCAGATCATCAGCCTGGTGCTGTCGGCCGCGCCCGACACCGACCCGTCGGCGATGGCCATCGTCGGCAGCGGCGCCGCGTTGGCGATCTCCGACATCCCCTTCGACCACATCGTCAGCGGCGTCCGCGTCTGCAAGGTGGGCGATGAGTTCATCCCGTTTCCCTCTTACGAGCAGCAGGACAAGGCGAAGATCAATATCGTGGTCGCCGCCACCGACCAGGGCATCGTGATGGTCGAGGCGGGCGCCAACGAGGCCAGCGAGGACGAGATCCTCGCCGCCATCGAATATTCCTTCGAGTGCTGCAAGAAGATCAATGCCGGCATCCGTGAACTCGTTCAGCTGGCCGGCAAGCCCAAACGTCCGTTCACGCCGCCGCAGCGCAATATGGAGATCTATGCGAAGGTGGAGGCGCTGGTCGGCGACCGCCTGCCCGACGCCCTGAACACGCAGAAGTACGGCAAGGCGGAAAGCTACGCCCGCACCGATGCGCTGCTGAAGGAAGCGGTGGAGTCGTTCACCGACGAAGCAGACCAGATCGAGGCGGCGGCCTGCTTCGAGCTGCTTCGGGAGAAGATCTTCCGCCACGAGGTGCTCAACCTGCGCCAGCGGCCGGACCGCCGCGCCTTCGACGAGATCCGCCCGATCACGATTGAAGTGGGCGTGCTGCCGCGCGTGCACGGCTCGGCGCTGTTCACCCGCGGCGAGACGCAGGCGCTGGTCACCACCACGCTCGGCACCAAGGAAGACGAGCAGCGGTTGGAAACGCTGAACCTGCTGGAGACCTCCAAGCGCCTGATGCTGCACTACAACTTCCCGCCGTTCTCGGTGGGCGAGGTGGGCTTCATGCGCGGGCCTGGCCGTCGCGAAATCGGCCATGGCGCTCTGGCCGAGCGCGCCATTGCGCCGATGATTCCGCCGGAAAGCGAGTTCCCCTACACGCTCCGCATCGTCAGCGACATTCTCGAATCCAACGGGTCGTCTTCTATGGCCACCGTCTGCGGCGCCAGCCTCTCACTGATGGACGCGGGCGTGAAAATCAAGGCCCCGGTGGCGGGTATCGCCATGGGCCTGGTGACCGACGGCGACAAGTACGCCATCCTCACCGACATCGCCGGCGCTGAAGACCATTACGGCGACATGGACTTCAAGGTGGCCGGCACCCGTACCGGCATTACCGCCCTTCAGATGGACATCAAGGTCCAGAACATCAGCATCGCCATCATGCGCGAGGCGCTCGAACAGGCCCGCCGCGCGAGGCTGTTCATCCTCGACCGGATGGACGAAGTCCTTTCGTCGCCGCGGCCGGAGCTCAGCCCCTACGCGCCGCGCATCTACACCATCACCGTCCCGACGGAGAAGATCCGCGAGATCATCGGGCCGGGCGGCAAGGTCATTCGCGGCATCATCGACCAGACGGGCGTCAAGATCGACGTTCACGACGATGGCACGGTGAACGTCTTCGCCACCGACGGCGACTCGGCCGATCGCGCGCTGAAGATGATCTCCGAGATCGCCGCCGTCGCCGAGGTCGGCAAGACGTATCTGGGCAAGGTGGTGCGCATCGCCGATTTCGGCGCCTTCGTCGAGATCTTCCCCGGCACCGATGGCCTGCTCCACATTTCGGAAATCAGCGAAAACCGCGTGAAGAACGTGCGCGACGAGCTGAACGAGGGCGATCAGATCCTCGTCAAGGTTCTCGCCCTCGAGGGCAACAAGATCAAGCTCAGCCGCCGCGCCGTGCTGCGCGAACAGCGCGAAAAGCTGCTCAAGGGCGGCAATCCCTCCGAGCAGCCCGCCGCACAGGTCGAGAAGCGCTCGGCCCCGGCGGCCAGAACGCAACCCCAGCCGCAGCCTGCGGGCAAGGACTTGCGTCCGCAGCGCCGCTGA
- the rpsO gene encoding 30S ribosomal protein S15, with translation MALAQEAKNELITRYRQHKTDTGSPEVQIALLTRHIADLTEHFKVHKKDHHSRRGLLKLVSRRRKLLDYLKRKSPERYKALILSLGLRR, from the coding sequence ATGGCCCTGGCCCAGGAAGCCAAGAACGAGCTGATCACCAGGTACCGGCAGCATAAGACGGACACGGGCTCGCCGGAAGTGCAGATTGCGCTGCTCACGCGTCATATCGCCGACTTGACCGAGCATTTCAAGGTCCACAAGAAGGACCACCACAGCCGGCGGGGACTGCTGAAGCTGGTCTCTCGCCGCCGGAAGCTGCTCGACTATCTCAAGCGGAAGAGCCCTGAGCGTTACAAGGCCCTGATTCTCAGCCTCGGGCTGCGCCGTTAG
- the dgoA gene encoding galactonate dehydratase yields MKIERIETVQVAPRWGLLRILTDEGAEGYGEYTLEGQLAAAEAAVHELGEFFLGKDPSRPKALVRACYDRSFYHGGAAYMSALGGIEIALWDLAGKAAGQPVHRLLGGRVRDRVKIYRWAGGNNNPPEMAAQEAAVVVAAGARALKMNACPPLAAIDTYGGIRLAVERLKAVREAVGWEVDIALDFHGRCNVPMARRLARALEFGNPLFYEEPVRPDYNRWLPEIAAITHVPIATGERMTTVAEFSDVVAARAAHILQPDVVHVGGISNTAEIGALAEANGIALAPHCPLSPVAFMASLQVVAQCRAGWILEWAKGIHYNAAGAAGDVDPWLRYVDERDWPMFEPDAEGHLPIPEAPGLGLRLNWKEVERAARAGVTWRDETMYLPDGTLANW; encoded by the coding sequence ATGAAAATCGAGCGGATTGAAACGGTCCAGGTGGCCCCCCGCTGGGGCCTGCTGCGCATCCTTACCGACGAGGGTGCCGAAGGTTACGGCGAATACACCCTGGAAGGCCAGCTCGCGGCGGCCGAAGCGGCGGTGCATGAACTCGGCGAGTTTTTTCTGGGCAAGGACCCGTCGCGGCCGAAGGCGCTGGTGCGCGCCTGTTACGACCGGAGCTTCTACCATGGGGGCGCCGCCTACATGAGCGCTCTCGGGGGCATTGAAATCGCCCTGTGGGACCTGGCCGGCAAGGCCGCCGGACAGCCCGTGCACCGGCTGCTGGGCGGGCGGGTGCGCGACCGCGTCAAGATCTACCGGTGGGCCGGGGGCAACAACAACCCGCCGGAAATGGCAGCGCAGGAGGCGGCGGTCGTGGTCGCCGCCGGGGCGCGGGCGCTGAAGATGAACGCCTGTCCGCCGCTGGCCGCCATTGATACCTATGGTGGCATCCGGCTGGCGGTGGAGAGGCTGAAGGCGGTGCGCGAGGCCGTGGGCTGGGAGGTCGACATTGCCCTCGATTTTCATGGCCGCTGCAATGTGCCGATGGCCCGGCGGCTGGCGCGGGCGCTCGAGTTCGGAAATCCTCTCTTTTACGAAGAACCGGTGCGGCCGGACTACAACCGCTGGCTGCCGGAGATCGCCGCCATCACCCATGTGCCCATCGCCACCGGCGAGCGGATGACAACGGTGGCCGAATTCAGCGACGTGGTGGCCGCCAGGGCGGCGCACATCCTTCAACCGGATGTCGTCCACGTCGGCGGCATTTCGAACACGGCCGAGATCGGCGCGCTGGCAGAGGCCAACGGCATTGCGTTGGCCCCGCACTGCCCCCTGTCGCCGGTGGCGTTCATGGCCAGCCTCCAGGTGGTGGCGCAGTGTCGCGCCGGCTGGATCCTCGAATGGGCCAAGGGCATTCACTACAACGCGGCCGGGGCCGCCGGCGACGTCGATCCCTGGCTGCGATATGTGGACGAGCGCGACTGGCCCATGTTCGAACCCGACGCCGAGGGCCATCTGCCGATTCCCGAAGCGCCGGGGCTCGGGCTGCGGCTCAACTGGAAAGAGGTGGAGCGCGCCGCCCGCGCGGGCGTCACCTGGCGCGACGAGACCATGTACCTGCCCGATGGCACGCTGGCCAACTGGTAG
- a CDS encoding phosphatase PAP2 family protein gives MSGAARALRHWIESADHGLMRRFHGWIAPSWFRWWMVASTRAGDGWLWYAAGAVLVAAGGSSGRLAAAEALAACAGAILLFQFLKRKAGRRRPCELAPHCWARILPPDEFSFPSGHTMTAFAAAGPIAAHFPQAAPMLYFCAGSIALSRVALGMHFLSDVVAGGLLGWLIGNLAHWLLS, from the coding sequence ATGAGCGGCGCTGCCCGAGCCCTCCGTCACTGGATCGAATCCGCCGACCATGGCCTGATGCGGCGCTTTCACGGCTGGATCGCGCCTTCGTGGTTCCGCTGGTGGATGGTTGCATCGACACGCGCCGGCGACGGCTGGCTGTGGTATGCGGCGGGCGCGGTGCTGGTGGCCGCCGGCGGATCGTCGGGCCGGCTGGCCGCGGCAGAAGCCCTGGCGGCGTGCGCCGGGGCGATCCTGCTGTTCCAGTTTCTGAAGCGCAAGGCGGGGCGCCGCCGCCCCTGCGAACTGGCGCCTCACTGCTGGGCGCGCATCCTGCCGCCCGACGAGTTCAGCTTCCCCTCCGGCCATACAATGACGGCCTTTGCCGCTGCCGGGCCGATTGCAGCCCATTTCCCGCAGGCTGCTCCCATGCTGTATTTCTGCGCGGGTTCGATCGCCCTGTCGAGGGTCGCCCTGGGGATGCACTTTCTGAGCGACGTTGTCGCCGGCGGACTCCTGGGCTGGCTCATCGGCAACCTCGCCCACTGGCTGCTGTCCTGA